A single Kitasatospora kifunensis DNA region contains:
- a CDS encoding thioesterase II family protein — protein sequence MNKHQAQAILSPAVQGVIRPVPVDDPAMRLFLFHHAGGSHIVYRDWVKHFPADWEICLLEAPGRGRLHRLPLLPTVGELARSYLRDGADVKPLLDRPFAVFGHSLGAMAAYEFTRLLRAEGLPQPLWLGVSAVRPPHVGPSAVTHRSHLPAPELKAALLEMGGTSREVLDEPQLWELFEPLLRNDFRAAEEWKTELGLPRLDVPLSVFGGDADPAVRTEMLDGWERWTDHWLGRTLFPGRHFYFQDDPRPLIERIVTDIRRVGS from the coding sequence ATGAATAAACATCAGGCGCAGGCCATACTCAGCCCGGCAGTGCAGGGTGTGATCCGGCCCGTACCGGTGGACGACCCGGCGATGCGGCTGTTCCTCTTCCACCACGCGGGCGGCTCCCATATCGTCTACCGGGACTGGGTGAAGCATTTCCCGGCCGACTGGGAGATCTGTCTGCTCGAAGCGCCCGGCCGCGGCCGGCTGCACCGGCTGCCGCTGCTGCCGACCGTCGGCGAGCTGGCCCGGTCTTACCTGAGGGACGGCGCCGACGTCAAACCCCTACTGGACCGCCCGTTCGCCGTCTTCGGGCACAGTCTGGGGGCGATGGCCGCGTACGAGTTCACCAGGCTACTGCGCGCCGAGGGGCTGCCCCAACCGCTGTGGCTGGGCGTCTCGGCGGTCCGCCCGCCGCACGTCGGCCCGAGCGCCGTCACGCACCGCAGTCATCTGCCCGCGCCCGAACTGAAGGCGGCACTGCTGGAGATGGGCGGGACGTCCCGGGAGGTACTGGACGAGCCCCAATTGTGGGAGCTCTTCGAGCCGTTGCTCCGAAACGACTTCAGGGCGGCCGAGGAGTGGAAAACGGAGCTCGGCCTGCCGCGCCTCGATGTGCCGCTCTCGGTGTTCGGCGGGGATGCGGATCCCGCAGTGCGGACCGAGATGCTGGACGGCTGGGAGCGCTGGACCGATCACTGGCTCGGCCGCACGCTCTTCCCCGGCAGGCACTTCTACTTCCAGGATGATCCGAGGCCGTTGATCGAGCGGATTGTCACGGACATCCGCAGGGTTGGCAGCTGA